One Proteinivorax tanatarense DNA segment encodes these proteins:
- a CDS encoding CapA family protein, which translates to MKKILNITFVVICVFLLSACTTDVNVDEPKEDKEEKTVENKDDNKPELPEPVTIQISAVGDVMAHQPQINAQYDQGTGEYDFNNNFKYIKPHIQDSDLALANLETTLAGHERGYSGFPLFNAPDELAEGLFKAGFHGISTSNNHTYDTGKSGMLRTLDVLEKKGLASIGTRRSKEEKSYEIFDVDGIKVGVSAYTYETPIVNGHRTINGITIPHTVEPLIDSFSYQNLDEDLKTMVQRVEKMEEEGAEVIIFYMHWGSEYHREPNSYQQKISQSLADSGVDIIFGSHPHVVQPIQWYESTDGEHETLVVYSMGNFISNQRYETLENRYTEDGLIVNVNITKDVSKNKIEIESVTIIPTWVNRYLKEGKYVYEIIPLTEAVSSPEKFNLTGQALKRAKQSKTTTVEHVLGENIKNVFLDSEYTLPVAN; encoded by the coding sequence GTGAAAAAAATACTAAATATAACATTTGTAGTTATATGCGTTTTCTTGTTATCCGCATGCACTACTGATGTAAATGTAGATGAACCAAAGGAAGATAAAGAAGAAAAAACTGTAGAAAATAAAGATGATAATAAACCTGAGCTGCCAGAACCAGTTACGATACAGATAAGTGCTGTTGGGGATGTAATGGCACATCAACCTCAAATTAACGCCCAATATGATCAAGGTACTGGAGAATATGATTTTAACAACAATTTTAAATATATTAAACCTCATATCCAAGACTCGGATTTAGCGTTGGCAAATTTAGAAACAACTCTGGCAGGACACGAAAGGGGTTATTCTGGATTTCCTCTTTTTAATGCCCCAGATGAACTGGCAGAAGGGCTTTTTAAAGCGGGTTTTCATGGAATATCGACGTCAAATAATCATACCTATGACACCGGCAAGTCTGGTATGTTACGAACACTAGATGTTTTGGAGAAAAAAGGGTTAGCTTCTATCGGGACTAGAAGGAGCAAAGAGGAAAAGAGTTATGAGATTTTCGACGTAGATGGAATTAAAGTAGGTGTTTCTGCTTACACATATGAAACACCTATAGTTAATGGACATCGGACGATAAACGGAATAACAATACCACACACTGTAGAGCCCCTTATAGATAGTTTTAGCTATCAAAATTTAGATGAAGATCTTAAAACAATGGTGCAGAGAGTTGAGAAGATGGAAGAGGAAGGTGCAGAAGTTATAATTTTTTACATGCACTGGGGTAGTGAATATCATAGAGAACCTAACTCTTATCAACAAAAGATCTCACAGTCGTTAGCTGATAGCGGTGTAGATATTATTTTTGGCAGTCATCCACATGTGGTACAACCAATTCAATGGTATGAATCAACAGATGGAGAGCATGAAACTTTAGTAGTTTATTCTATGGGGAACTTTATTTCCAATCAAAGATATGAAACATTGGAAAACAGGTATACTGAAGATGGTTTAATTGTTAATGTTAATATTACAAAGGATGTATCAAAAAATAAAATTGAGATTGAGTCAGTAACTATTATACCAACATGGGTTAATCGTTATTTAAAGGAAGGGAAATATGTGTATGAAATAATTCCCCTTACAGAAGCTGTTAGCTCTCCAGAAAAGTTCAATCTAACAGGACAAGCTTTAAAAAGAGCAAAACAGTCAAAAACAACTACGGTGGAACATGTTTTAGGAGAAAACATAAAAAATGTTTTTTTAGACTCAGAATACACACTACCTGTTGCTAATTAG
- a CDS encoding DUF1292 domain-containing protein produces the protein MTYNLKDLKEKHRKNKDTISLTLHNNKEVKCDVLSIFTVKNKEYIAVLPKKSETVLLYRYNERNYSPVLTNIEDSREYALVSHRFMKLNQ, from the coding sequence ATGACTTATAATTTAAAAGATTTAAAGGAAAAACACAGAAAAAATAAAGATACTATAAGCTTAACACTACACAATAATAAAGAAGTAAAGTGTGATGTTTTGTCAATTTTTACTGTAAAAAATAAAGAGTACATAGCTGTTTTACCAAAGAAGTCTGAAACCGTCTTACTCTATCGCTACAACGAAAGAAATTACAGCCCTGTTTTAACTAATATCGAGGATAGCAGAGAGTATGCCTTGGTTTCTCACAGGTTTATGAAACTTAATCAATAA
- a CDS encoding ABC transporter ATP-binding protein → MNAIQLKSVSKTYLGTNKPAVNDINLSVKQGDIITLLGPSGCGKSTTLRLIAGFERTDSGSISLAENLVSDKSKWVPPENRGVGMVFQDFALFPHLDVFNNVGFGYKSKDRTKRVKEVLELVGLSELAKRYPHELSGGQQQRVALARALARRPVVVLLDEPFSSLDADLRVQMRLEVKRIIKEAGATAVLVSHDQKDALAISDRIVVIKDGVIQQNGTPREIYQNPANKFVANFVGETNILKGVVVEGEACVATSFGTIPCRNTPNIKAKEQVYVSIRPGSIKKDENGPFEGRVLDTIYTGQNIDAKIEVDLGNGTKQSLLMHFHPDEIVNDGDIVRFRVLPDFVAVV, encoded by the coding sequence GTAAAACAGGGTGATATCATAACTTTATTAGGACCTAGCGGTTGTGGTAAATCTACTACTCTGAGATTAATAGCAGGATTTGAAAGAACAGACAGTGGTAGTATATCACTAGCTGAAAACCTTGTTAGCGATAAGTCCAAGTGGGTCCCCCCTGAAAACAGGGGTGTAGGGATGGTATTTCAGGATTTTGCCCTTTTTCCTCACTTAGATGTTTTTAATAATGTTGGGTTTGGTTACAAAAGTAAAGATCGAACCAAAAGAGTTAAGGAAGTATTGGAACTTGTGGGGTTATCAGAACTTGCAAAAAGATACCCCCATGAGCTTTCAGGAGGTCAACAGCAAAGGGTTGCTCTTGCAAGAGCATTGGCTCGTAGGCCAGTTGTGGTTTTATTAGATGAGCCTTTTAGTTCTTTAGATGCTGATTTGAGAGTACAGATGCGCTTGGAAGTAAAGCGAATAATTAAAGAAGCTGGGGCCACCGCAGTGCTGGTATCTCATGATCAAAAAGATGCTCTTGCAATTTCTGATAGAATTGTGGTCATAAAGGATGGAGTTATTCAACAAAATGGTACTCCACGGGAAATTTATCAAAACCCTGCAAACAAGTTTGTAGCAAATTTTGTGGGTGAAACTAACATTTTAAAGGGTGTTGTGGTTGAAGGTGAAGCTTGTGTGGCTACAAGCTTTGGAACCATTCCTTGTAGGAATACTCCTAATATAAAAGCAAAAGAGCAGGTCTATGTATCTATACGCCCTGGGAGTATAAAAAAAGATGAAAACGGACCATTTGAAGGAAGGGTGTTAGATACTATTTATACAGGACAAAATATTGATGCGAAAATTGAAGTTGATTTAGGTAATGGCACAAAACAAAGTCTACTGATGCACTTTCATCCAGATGAAATAGTTAATGATGGAGATATAGTTCGCTTTCGAGTTCTGCCAGATTTTGTGGCTGTGGTATAA